CCCGAGAGCGGGTCTCTTCCACGCAGCCGGCGTCGCGCACCGCCTGCACGACCCGACCGTGGCGGGCCGTATCCTGAGCGGAGAGTGCGCCGGGATCGGCCGCCGCGCCCAGGGCTCGCACCCAAGCCAGGGTTTCCCGGCGTTCGGCCTCGGGCAAGATTTCCAGGTAGCAAATCAGAGGCAGGGTCAGTTTGCCTTCCCGCAGATCATTGCCCACGGGCTTTCCGGCCACCTCGGCCTTGGCCGAGTAATCCAGGGCATCGTCCGTGAGCTGAAAAGCAACGCCCAGGTTGATGCCGTAGTCCAGGGCGGCCTGGGCCGCTTGTTCGTCCCCGCCGGCCGCCAAAGCTCCGCAATGACAAGCTGCCTGGATCAGGTAGGCCGTCTTGCCGGTGATGATCTCCAGATAGTGCTCCTGGGACAAAGTGGGGCACTTGATCCACTCCAGTTCCTGAATTTCCCCGGAAACCGTGCGCATGATGGCCTCGGCCACCCTCCAGCTCAAACGTGCGTCGCCATACTCGGCCACGAGCCTGTTGGCCAAGGCCAGCAGCACGTCCCCGGCCAGGATGGTTTCGGTCTTGCCGTAGACGAGATGGGCCGTGGTCCGGCCGCGGCGCAGGTCGCTGCCGTCCAGAATGTCGTCATGCAGCAACGTGGCCGAATGCAGAAACTCCATGGAGCAGGCCAGAGGATAAATGTCTGATTCGCCTGAAGAGGATAGTAAAGAAGAAGACGCGGACAAAACGCGTTCTCCCGTGCCGCGAGAAACGCACCGAAAAAAAAGAATAGCCAATAACGGCCGCAACCGCTTGCCCCCGGCCATGAGCACATGCTCGGCCACGGCACGGACCAGTTCCGGCAGCTCCCGGGTCTCCCGGGCCAACCGGTCGTTGATGATCGGCAATTCGTCCTGAAGAAGGCCTTGAAGAACGTGCATCCGGCCTCTGTTATCCGCTTCCCTTGTCCAAGGCAAGGATTTTTCTCTCGCCATGGACAGCCGCCGCGCTCCGCCTAACTTGGAGCACGGGCACCGTAAAAGCCTTCCGGGACGGATTCCAAGCTCATGGTGCCAAAAATTCCAAAAAGGCGCGATTCAATCAAGACAAAGGCCCTGAAAGTCGGCCTGGCTCGAGGGCATTCAGTCCGTACCCAGGCCTCGGCGCGGGATATCACCGCACGCCTTTTTGCTTCAGAAACGGGCCGTAGCGTTTGTCCACGCCCATGATGTGCCCGGTCAGCCACTGCTTGAGAAAACGCATGATCTCCATGGACACCGTGGCCTTGCCCGATGAAACGACTCGTTCCCATTCCACGACCTTGTTCACGAAGGCCTTGTGCGCGGCGATGTGCTCCTCGGTTTCGGAATAGCCGTGTTTTTTGAACAGCTTCTCCTCATGGGCGAAGTGAGAAGCGGTATATTCGCGCAGCCGCTCAAAAATTTTTAATAAAGCCTCCCTGGACTTGCCTTGCTTCATCGCCGCGTGCAGCTCGTTGATCATCCCCACCAGGGTTTTGTGCTGATCGTCGATCCCGGGGATGTCCACGGACAGGTCGTCGGACCACCGGAACAAAGCGTCGGAATCGCCGGACGCGACCATGTCCACGCTGCCGCCCCCGGTAATGGCCTGGGTGACGGTGTCCAGTTCCTCCACCTGGCTGGCGATTTCCACCAGGGCACGGGCCGAGCGGTCCATGCCCTCGGAGGTTTCCGAAGCGATTCGGGTTACGTCGGTCACGGCCCGGTTGATCTCCTCGCTGGTGGCGGACTGTTCCTCCGCCGCCGTGGCGATGGACGTGACCATGCTCGTGGTTTCTTCCACGAGGTCGAGAATTTCGCGCATCAATCCGCCGGCCTTTGTCGCGGCCTCGGTGCTGGCCACGATATCCTCGGTAGTGGTCTCCAGGGACTGGATGTTTTCGTGGGTATGGGCCTGGATGGCGTCCACGGCGTTGCGGACCTCCACCGTGGCGCTCATGGTCTTTTCCGCCAGCTTGCGCACCTCGTCGGCCACCACGGCGAACCCGCGTCCGGCATCCCCGGCCCGTGCCGCCTCGATGGCCGCGTTCAAGGCCAGTAGATTGGTCTGGTCCGCGATGTCCGAAATCACGGTCATGATCTTGCCGATGCCCCCCACCTGGACCCCAAGCCGGCCCATGGTTTCCTTGAGCGTAAAGATTCGTTCCCGGATATGCTCGAAGGACTCCACGGTGCGCAATACTTCCTTGGCCCCGGTGTCGGCCTTTTCCTGGGAGTTGTCGGCATGCTCGGCGGCCATGGAGGCATTTCTGGCCACTTCCAGCACGGTGGCGTTCATCTCTTCCATAGCCGTGGATATCTCGGTCATCCGATCATGCTGGACCGCGACCCCCTGGTTCACGGCGTCCACCTGATCGGAGAGTTCGTTGATCCCGGCGAACACCCGCTCCGAAACGTTTCTGGCCTTGCCCGCGGTCTCGGTCATCCGGTCCATGAGCGAGGACACCTTGTGTTCCTGCCTTCTGGCCTGTTCCATGCCTTCCTGAGCGGACGCGGCTTCCAGCTCGGCCCGTTCGCCCTTGCGCAGCGCATCTTCGTTGAGGGTGCGCAGGTTGGCGACCATGCGCGTCAGGGCTTCCTTGAGTTCCAGCAGTTCATATTGAAATTGCCCGCCAAGGCCGGCCTCCCAGTTGCCCTGGGCCACCTCGCCGGCAAAAGCGCTGATGGACCGCAGCGGAACCAGCACGTGCCGACGCAGGGTGACGAACATCATCACGGCCAGGGCCACGAATCCCAAGGCCGCCAGGATGATCAGCAACAACGCCGCCCGCATGGCCTCGTCGATTCTGTTCTGGATGATATGTTCGTGCATGGCTACCACGTTCAGCCCGGTGACCCGTCCCGAAACGTCGCGCAGCGGTACGCCCACGGCAAACCGCCCATTGCCTCGGAAGAAAGGTATTTCCTGGAAGCGCCCCAGGTCCAGAGCGGAAATAGCCGCGACGACGTCGTCGGCAAACCAGGCGTCGTTGGCCAGCCAGTAGTCCCCGACCCGACGATTGGTCCGCAGTTGGGGCGCATCGCCCACGGCGGCCTGATTGATCAACAGCAGATAGTCTACGTTCTCGGCTTGGTAGTCTCGGGAGACGCTGCCCACGCCCTGCAGAAACTGCACATAGCCGACAATCCGGTCACCCTGGCGCACCGGGGCCGAGCCGCGAATGAACACGCCGTCGCCGTCGGAAACGAATTCCGCCAAGGCCTTGCCCCGGTTCCGGACCTCGGTCAGCAACCGGCGTACCGGCTCGGAAATGTCGCCATGCTGGTCCGGTTTCCAGCTCCGGTACAACGTAGAAAAATCCGAGTTGAAAACCTGGACACGGATGCCTCCAAAATTGGATTGATCGGCAAAGATCCGCAAAACATCCTGAAATTCAGCCTGAAGCATGGCCCGATTGCCGGTTCTGACCATGTCGCCCAGCCTGGAGGACAACGTCAGGGAAAGTGCGTTGGTCAGGCCTACGTCGACCTTGTTGGCCAGACGCTCGTTCAACGTCGCGACCATCATGTCGTGGGCTTCCTGTTCGACCCGCTGGGTGATCAGCGAGCGCTGGTGGCCGTAAATCAGAAAGCACCCCATCAGCACGAGCAGGAGCATTCCGCCGACCCGCGCCAGAATACTGGTATTCAAGGACTGAAACGCAACCATCGACCCCCTCCGGATTCTTTCAAAATATTGTTACTCTTCAGCACAACCAGGGTAGAGTTTCACTCCGATACTGGATTCCCGCCTTCACGAGAATGACTGATGAAAGCAAGTCGTGCATCTTCCGTCATACCGGTAAAGCCGATATCCAGGTCTTCTATCTGCTCCGCTGAGAAGTTACAAACTCCATTTCAGGAACCACGAAAAAGGGCGGCTCATTGCCGCCCCGTCGGTAATCCAAAAGTCAACTGATCAGCCCTGCTTCATCCGTTGCACCAACTCCTGTAACTCCACGGCCTGCTTGGCCAGTTCGGAGATGGCCTGGGCCGACTGGTTCATGACCTCGCTGGTTTCCGAGGAGATCCGGTTGATGTCCTCCACTCCGCGGTTGATCTCCTCGCTAGTGGCGGATTGCTGTTCCGCGGCCGTGGCAATGGACCGGACCTGGTCCGCGGCTTGTTCGGACAGGGCCAGGATCTCCCGGAGTGCGTCCCCGGACTGGTTGGCCAGCTCGGTGGCGTCGCCAATGGCGGCCACGGACTGGTCCATGCCCCGGATATTGGCCTGTGTGCCTTGTTGAATGGCGGAAATGGCCTCGCCCACTTCCTTGGTGGCGTTCATGGTCTTTTCGGCCAGCTTGCGCACTTCGTCGGCCACCACGGCGAACCCCCGGCCCGCGTCTCCGGCCCGGGCCGCCTCGATGGCCGCGTTCAGGGCCAACAGGTTGGTCTGGTCCGCGATGTCCTCGATCACTGTCATGATCTTGCCGATCTGTTCGGCCTGGCGACCGAGCTGATCCAGGTTATTCTTCATATCCTGAGCCTGGGCCTGCACCGTGTTGATGGCCTTGACCGAGTCGCTGACCACTTTCGCGCCGTCCACGGCCTTGGTCCGGGCCATGTCCGACGCTTCGGCGGCCTGGGAAGCGTTCTTGGCCACTTCCAAGACCGTGGCGTTCATCTCCTCCATGGCCGTGGCCGTCTCGCCGGTCCGGTTCGTCTGCTCCTCCGCCCCCCGGCTGGCCTCTTCCACCTGGGCCGAGAGTTCTTCCGAGGCCGAAGTCATGCGTTCCACCACGCCTTCGATGTTGGTCGCGGCCTGGAGCATGCCGTCGCGTTTGGCGGTTTCGGCCTGGGCTCGGGCCTCCTCGGCTTCCTGGGTGGCGACCTGGGCTTTCTCGGTTTCCTGGCGGGCCAGTTCGGATTGGTGCTCGGCCTCCTTCATTTTCTCGATCAGGGACTGCACCATGCTTTGAATACTCAGATTCAAGCGCCCGATCTCGTCTTTCTGGTCAATGCCGGACCTGGCCTGCAAGTCGCCTTTGGCCACGGCATCGGCGTATGTCATCAGGCGACTTACCGGTCCGGTGATGCTGCGGCTGACCAGTAGGGCGATGATGATGCCCAAGCCAAAGAACACCAGGGAAGCGATGGCGATGGCCCAGCGCAACTGATACACGGGAGCCAGCACTTCATCCTGGATGGCTCCAACGCCAAGGGACCATTCCGTGCCGGGAATGGGCGCGAATCCGAAAAAACCGTCCCTACCCATGAAAGAGTATGCGTCAAATCCCGTCTCGCCACGCACCATTCTCTGCATCATGGCTGCCAATCGGACGAATTGAGCATCCGTTTCTGCCTCTTCAATGAAGTTGCGCTGATCAAGCACGAACTGCCTGTTGTCGTGGGCGATCAAGCCCCCTCTCTCGTCAATGATGTAGGAATACCCCGACGCCCCGTAACCTATTTCGTCCGTGATCTCGCTGAGCAACGTGGCGTCCAGGCGGGCCATGAGCACGGCCTGGACTTGGCTTCGGTCATTCAAAATGGGCGTGGCCAGGATCAGCACCGGCTGGTTGGTCACCCGGCTGATGATCACGTTGGAAAAGGAGGTTTGTCCAGACATGGCCCTGCTAAAATACTCCCTGTTCGCCAAGTCCGCCGTTGTTCCGTCCGGATAGCGGGCTTGGCCGTTCGGGGAGATGATCCCCATACCCAAATAGTTCAATCTCCGCGTCTCTTCCTCCATGATCAGCCGCTGTTGCGCCCAATCCATGGACTGGATCCCCGCCCTGCTGGCAACCCCTTCCAGAGCCACCATGTGATAATCCAGTTGACTCCTGACGAGCTTGGCTCCTTCCCCGGCCATCAACGGAATATTTTCCTCCACTTGACCGAGCACGGCACGGGAAGATCGATCATAGGCGATGAAGCCCAGTCCGCCACAGACCAAGATAAGCAAGACTAAAAAACCGCCGATCAGCTTGACCCCGATAGGTAGATTCCTCACCTCTCTCCTCCTTCATATTATTGACTGACTTTGTGTACTAAATGTTCGTCAACATGCTTTGTTCGCCCTTGCTCAACAGACTGTCCATATCCAGCAGGATCAACAGCCGATCCGCAAGCTTTCCAACACCTCGGATATATTCGGATTCGATCCCGGAAATGATCGCCGGCGGCGGTTCCACCGTATTGGCTGGGATGCGTAGGACTTCGGAAACCGAGTCCACCACGAAACCGATGATCACCGCATTGATTTCAAGGACGATGATCCGGGTGTTTTTGTCATGGTCCTGGGAGGCCATG
The sequence above is drawn from the Desulfonatronum thiodismutans genome and encodes:
- a CDS encoding polyprenyl synthetase family protein: MHVLQGLLQDELPIINDRLARETRELPELVRAVAEHVLMAGGKRLRPLLAILFFRCVSRGTGERVLSASSSLLSSSGESDIYPLACSMEFLHSATLLHDDILDGSDLRRGRTTAHLVYGKTETILAGDVLLALANRLVAEYGDARLSWRVAEAIMRTVSGEIQELEWIKCPTLSQEHYLEIITGKTAYLIQAACHCGALAAGGDEQAAQAALDYGINLGVAFQLTDDALDYSAKAEVAGKPVGNDLREGKLTLPLICYLEILPEAERRETLAWVRALGAAADPGALSAQDTARHGRVVQAVRDAGCVEETRSRAARYIVLAEKALTSLPECPERVALQEALQHTLHREK
- a CDS encoding bacteriohemerythrin, whose protein sequence is MVAFQSLNTSILARVGGMLLLVLMGCFLIYGHQRSLITQRVEQEAHDMMVATLNERLANKVDVGLTNALSLTLSSRLGDMVRTGNRAMLQAEFQDVLRIFADQSNFGGIRVQVFNSDFSTLYRSWKPDQHGDISEPVRRLLTEVRNRGKALAEFVSDGDGVFIRGSAPVRQGDRIVGYVQFLQGVGSVSRDYQAENVDYLLLINQAAVGDAPQLRTNRRVGDYWLANDAWFADDVVAAISALDLGRFQEIPFFRGNGRFAVGVPLRDVSGRVTGLNVVAMHEHIIQNRIDEAMRAALLLIILAALGFVALAVMMFVTLRRHVLVPLRSISAFAGEVAQGNWEAGLGGQFQYELLELKEALTRMVANLRTLNEDALRKGERAELEAASAQEGMEQARRQEHKVSSLMDRMTETAGKARNVSERVFAGINELSDQVDAVNQGVAVQHDRMTEISTAMEEMNATVLEVARNASMAAEHADNSQEKADTGAKEVLRTVESFEHIRERIFTLKETMGRLGVQVGGIGKIMTVISDIADQTNLLALNAAIEAARAGDAGRGFAVVADEVRKLAEKTMSATVEVRNAVDAIQAHTHENIQSLETTTEDIVASTEAATKAGGLMREILDLVEETTSMVTSIATAAEEQSATSEEINRAVTDVTRIASETSEGMDRSARALVEIASQVEELDTVTQAITGGGSVDMVASGDSDALFRWSDDLSVDIPGIDDQHKTLVGMINELHAAMKQGKSREALLKIFERLREYTASHFAHEEKLFKKHGYSETEEHIAAHKAFVNKVVEWERVVSSGKATVSMEIMRFLKQWLTGHIMGVDKRYGPFLKQKGVR
- a CDS encoding methyl-accepting chemotaxis protein, giving the protein MRNLPIGVKLIGGFLVLLILVCGGLGFIAYDRSSRAVLGQVEENIPLMAGEGAKLVRSQLDYHMVALEGVASRAGIQSMDWAQQRLIMEEETRRLNYLGMGIISPNGQARYPDGTTADLANREYFSRAMSGQTSFSNVIISRVTNQPVLILATPILNDRSQVQAVLMARLDATLLSEITDEIGYGASGYSYIIDERGGLIAHDNRQFVLDQRNFIEEAETDAQFVRLAAMMQRMVRGETGFDAYSFMGRDGFFGFAPIPGTEWSLGVGAIQDEVLAPVYQLRWAIAIASLVFFGLGIIIALLVSRSITGPVSRLMTYADAVAKGDLQARSGIDQKDEIGRLNLSIQSMVQSLIEKMKEAEHQSELARQETEKAQVATQEAEEARAQAETAKRDGMLQAATNIEGVVERMTSASEELSAQVEEASRGAEEQTNRTGETATAMEEMNATVLEVAKNASQAAEASDMARTKAVDGAKVVSDSVKAINTVQAQAQDMKNNLDQLGRQAEQIGKIMTVIEDIADQTNLLALNAAIEAARAGDAGRGFAVVADEVRKLAEKTMNATKEVGEAISAIQQGTQANIRGMDQSVAAIGDATELANQSGDALREILALSEQAADQVRSIATAAEQQSATSEEINRGVEDINRISSETSEVMNQSAQAISELAKQAVELQELVQRMKQG
- a CDS encoding chemotaxis protein CheW encodes the protein MRETTIHNAGNELLQLVTFNIGDEEFGVEILKVQEIIRMMGITRVPKAPDFVEGVINLRGKVIPIIDLRKRFGMASQDHDKNTRIIVLEINAVIIGFVVDSVSEVLRIPANTVEPPPAIISGIESEYIRGVGKLADRLLILLDMDSLLSKGEQSMLTNI